A stretch of Synechococcus sp. WH 8020 DNA encodes these proteins:
- a CDS encoding fructosamine kinase family protein, with protein sequence MRTQLLEALQNDWGPLQGCQCKTLEPVGSASTWRADLSDGRSLFLKLASPAMLNAEARGLRSLQQWADSTLLLIPDPLGIVPVGELAALILPWLESGRGDQYDLGRGLALLHRRSADAGIDRFGWDEEGFIGLGPQPAGWLTSWGHAFVTLRLTPQLQLASTWGVALDQLEPLLAATQVWLDQHEPHPCLVHGDLWGGNASVLADGRGVLIDPACWWADREVDLAMTRLFGGFSARFYEGYQLEWPLNPSYNERIEVYNLYHLLNHANIFGGAYKQQCLTALNAMRSLLL encoded by the coding sequence TGGTAGTGCCTCGACTTGGCGTGCTGACTTGTCAGATGGGAGATCGTTATTTCTCAAGCTGGCATCGCCAGCCATGCTCAATGCTGAAGCCCGGGGGCTCCGCTCCTTACAGCAATGGGCTGACTCCACGCTTCTGTTGATCCCGGATCCGCTTGGGATTGTCCCGGTGGGAGAGCTTGCTGCTTTGATCTTGCCTTGGCTGGAGTCTGGGCGAGGGGATCAATACGACCTTGGTCGAGGCTTGGCCCTCCTTCATCGAAGGTCTGCGGACGCAGGGATCGATCGATTTGGTTGGGATGAAGAAGGATTTATCGGCTTAGGTCCGCAACCAGCTGGGTGGTTGACGTCTTGGGGTCACGCTTTTGTGACCTTGCGGCTCACCCCCCAACTTCAGCTGGCATCAACATGGGGCGTGGCTCTGGATCAACTCGAACCTTTGCTTGCTGCAACACAGGTTTGGTTGGATCAACATGAGCCCCATCCCTGTCTCGTTCATGGTGACCTGTGGGGAGGAAATGCCTCAGTGCTCGCAGATGGACGGGGAGTTTTGATTGATCCAGCCTGTTGGTGGGCTGACCGGGAGGTTGACTTGGCGATGACTCGCTTGTTTGGAGGATTCAGCGCCCGATTTTACGAGGGCTATCAACTGGAATGGCCCTTAAACCCTAGTTATAACGAGCGAATTGAGGTCTATAACCTCTATCACTTGCTGAATCATGCCAACATTTTTGGTGGTGCCTATAAACAACAATGCCTCACGGCATTGAATGCCATGAGGTCATTGTTGTTGTGA
- a CDS encoding CAAD domain-containing protein, with protein MAFSEPSNSAETTNFSEFYSEILGKVNETLGKMDWSKASLIGKVVGIFAAVIVAQILIKGILDTIALLPVVPGLLELLGVVVVGQWSWENLTTSEKRTALMNRVQTMRSEYLG; from the coding sequence ATGGCATTCAGCGAACCATCCAACAGCGCAGAAACCACTAACTTCTCTGAGTTCTACAGCGAGATTCTCGGGAAAGTCAACGAGACCTTAGGCAAGATGGACTGGAGCAAAGCCAGTCTTATCGGCAAAGTCGTTGGAATTTTTGCAGCGGTCATCGTTGCCCAAATTCTGATTAAAGGCATTCTCGATACCATTGCTCTTCTTCCTGTCGTGCCAGGACTACTTGAGCTGCTCGGCGTTGTCGTGGTTGGCCAATGGAGCTGGGAAAATCTGACCACAAGTGAAAAGAGAACCGCATTAATGAATCGCGTTCAAACCATGCGCAGTGAATACCTCGGCTGA